In Patescibacteria group bacterium, a single window of DNA contains:
- a CDS encoding GDP-mannose 4,6-dehydratase has protein sequence MPINKDSLPTGRQEKFYPGERKNILVTGGAGFIGSHLCDQLIADNNVICVDDFIGGGNLNNISHLLQNPNFRFIKHDINLPINFEEFPELANFKIKIHGIQEIFHLASPTSAKNFNQLRLKSLHTNAIGTINILEMAKLYKAKILFTSSAVVYGSRRKDNSSFKESDFGSVNFISPRACYDEGKRFAETAMMTYREMYGLDTKIVRIFRTYGPRETLFDGQMVPDFVLQALTQQPLIIYGDGNFSTSLCYVGDVVDGIISMMDSNEIGPINLGGSEEYKLVDLANKIIEITHSQSKVEFKSPLLFMTPLGLPDISLAKEKLNWLPVVGLNDGLEKLVDYVKANRILLEPLISQYGEKF, from the coding sequence ATGCCAATAAATAAAGACTCCCTGCCTACCGGCAGGCAGGAAAAATTTTATCCGGGCGAAAGAAAAAATATTTTGGTTACAGGTGGAGCCGGTTTTATCGGTTCTCACCTTTGCGACCAATTGATAGCAGACAATAATGTTATTTGCGTGGATGATTTCATTGGCGGCGGAAATTTGAACAATATCAGTCATCTCTTACAGAACCCGAATTTCCGTTTTATCAAGCATGATATTAATTTGCCGATAAATTTTGAAGAATTTCCGGAATTAGCGAATTTTAAAATTAAAATTCACGGCATTCAGGAAATTTTTCATTTAGCTTCTCCAACCTCGGCTAAAAACTTTAATCAGTTGCGATTGAAAAGTTTGCACACCAATGCCATCGGCACGATTAATATTTTGGAAATGGCTAAATTGTATAAAGCAAAAATTCTTTTTACTTCTTCAGCCGTGGTTTACGGTTCTCGTCGCAAAGATAATTCTTCTTTCAAAGAAAGTGATTTTGGTTCTGTTAATTTTATCAGTCCGAGAGCTTGCTATGATGAAGGGAAACGTTTTGCCGAAACAGCCATGATGACTTATCGGGAAATGTACGGATTGGATACTAAGATTGTCAGAATTTTCAGAACTTACGGTCCGCGTGAAACTCTTTTTGACGGACAAATGGTTCCTGATTTTGTTCTGCAAGCGCTTACGCAGCAGCCTTTGATTATTTACGGAGATGGAAATTTTTCAACTTCGCTTTGTTACGTAGGCGATGTTGTTGACGGCATTATTTCAATGATGGACTCAAATGAAATCGGACCGATAAATTTGGGCGGATCAGAAGAATATAAATTGGTGGATCTGGCTAATAAAATTATAGAAATTACTCATTCTCAATCCAAAGTTGAGTTTAAATCACCGCTCCTTTTTATGACTCCGCTCGGTCTGCCCGATATCAGTTTGGCGAAAGAAAAATTAAATTGGCTCCCGGTTGTCGGATTAAATGACGGTCTGGAAAAATTAGTTGATTATGTTAAGGCTAACAGAATATTACTGGAACCTTTAATAAGTCAGTATGGAGAAAAATTTTAA
- a CDS encoding glycosyltransferase family 2 protein codes for MEKNFNKIVIVIPAYNEIKTIKEVIKDAQTITKEIIVIDDASSDKTGEAAKNSGAKVFRHILNLGLGGALKTGFDAALRENADIVVTMDADGQHKAKEIPNLIKPILEDKADAVIGSRFLNYQEMPKSRRMCNLAANWITFIICGVKTTDSQSGLRAFNRVALEKIEIKSRHMEVSSEFFKEIKNKKLRFAEVPTESIYTEYSLSKGQNFFLGIKTLFKLIIDRFI; via the coding sequence ATGGAGAAAAATTTTAATAAAATTGTTATTGTTATCCCGGCTTATAACGAAATTAAAACCATTAAAGAAGTTATTAAAGACGCTCAAACAATAACCAAAGAAATAATAGTTATTGACGATGCTTCTTCGGATAAAACCGGCGAAGCGGCAAAAAATAGCGGAGCGAAAGTTTTCAGACATATCCTTAACTTGGGATTAGGAGGAGCCTTAAAAACAGGATTTGACGCGGCTCTCAGAGAAAATGCCGATATAGTCGTAACCATGGATGCCGATGGCCAGCATAAAGCAAAAGAAATTCCGAATTTAATCAAACCGATTTTGGAAGATAAGGCGGACGCGGTGATCGGATCAAGATTTTTAAATTATCAAGAAATGCCAAAAAGCAGGCGAATGTGCAACTTGGCGGCCAATTGGATTACTTTTATAATTTGCGGGGTTAAGACTACGGACAGTCAATCGGGATTAAGGGCGTTCAATCGAGTTGCTCTGGAAAAAATAGAAATAAAAAGCAGACACATGGAAGTCTCTTCCGAATTTTTTAAGGAAATTAAAAATAAAAAACTTCGTTTTGCGGAGGTGCCGACTGAAAGTATTTACACGGAATATTCTTTATCCAAAGGGCAAAATTTTTTCTTGGGTATTAAAACTTTGTTCAAATTAATTATAGATAGATTTATATAA
- a CDS encoding DUF2304 domain-containing protein: MLWIQILFIFLILFIISRLILRLKNNQINFLNFLAWLIFWLAATIAVIWPEVTSFLARILGVGRGADIIVYFSLILLFYFVFYVTVKLKLIERDITKIVGKISLNDKEDKN, from the coding sequence ATGCTTTGGATTCAAATATTATTCATTTTTTTAATTTTATTTATAATCAGCAGATTGATTTTAAGACTGAAAAATAATCAAATTAATTTTTTAAATTTTCTGGCTTGGTTGATTTTTTGGTTGGCGGCGACAATAGCGGTCATTTGGCCGGAAGTCACCAGTTTCTTGGCTAGAATATTAGGTGTGGGAAGGGGAGCGGATATTATCGTATATTTCTCCCTTATTTTATTATTTTATTTTGTTTTTTACGTTACGGTTAAATTGAAATTAATAGAAAGAGACATTACCAAAATTGTCGGAAAAATAAGTTTAAATGACAAGGAAGACAAAAATTAA
- the lepB gene encoding signal peptidase I, whose translation MIDSENINPEEEPKKGGFFKAKPYWAEFILDLAKIVILAFIIIWPIHHFVFQPFYVSGPSMEPNYYDKDYLIVEEISYRFNSPQRGEVIVFHSPNNSQDYLIKRVIGLPGERVVITKNKISIYNQQFPQGAGLNENSYLNPGLITMGEIDIQLNPDEYYVLGDHRNVSLDSRVFGPIKKSTIVGRAWFRGWPFKNLGLLKTPIFTF comes from the coding sequence ATGATAGATTCGGAAAATATAAATCCAGAAGAAGAACCGAAAAAGGGCGGCTTTTTTAAAGCAAAACCTTATTGGGCGGAATTTATTTTAGATTTGGCTAAAATTGTCATTTTGGCTTTTATAATCATTTGGCCGATTCATCATTTTGTCTTCCAGCCATTTTACGTAAGTGGACCATCAATGGAACCGAATTATTACGATAAAGATTATTTGATTGTTGAAGAAATAAGTTACCGTTTTAATTCTCCGCAGAGAGGAGAGGTGATTGTTTTCCATTCGCCCAATAATTCTCAAGATTATTTAATCAAGAGAGTGATCGGGTTGCCCGGAGAAAGAGTCGTTATCACAAAAAATAAAATTTCTATTTATAATCAGCAGTTTCCCCAAGGAGCCGGGCTTAATGAAAACAGTTATTTAAATCCGGGCCTGATTACAATGGGGGAGATCGATATTCAATTGAATCCGGATGAATACTATGTTTTGGGTGATCATCGAAATGTAAGTTTGGACTCCAGGGTTTTTGGGCCGATTAAAAAAAGCACCATTGTCGGCAGAGCTTGGTTTAGGGGATGGCCTTTTAAAAACTTAGGATTATTAAAAACTCCAATTTTTACTTTTTAA
- the hisS gene encoding histidine--tRNA ligase produces MNKKKNKKINKIAKKNKNNKNKSKKKQLIKRPEKSPVRRENKIRNIQDNTVQPLIQHKKYLPKSLRGMEDILPEEGKYWDFVFQKAQDLAEDYGFKKIETPVLEERVLFEKSTGMTTEVVEKQMYQFTDRGQNQVALRPEFTPSMVRAYIEHGMFNLSQPIKLFCFGPLFRYERPQAGRLRQFHQINLEVLGSDKPVSDAQVILFCKTFFEELGIKISIQINSLGCLECRKVYRAKLINYFKSKRNRLCPDCQKRLVRNPLRILDCKQENCKDLITDAPQIVDSLCENCHSHFVKVLECLDEAEIAYELNPFLVRGLDYYTRTVFEIVPVRTEVISMKKVSKPKEENKELLPGMLPGQVSEEPIEVVPVAPPMSALGGGGRYDNLVGELSGRETPALGVAFGVERIIEELKYQNIRISKERAPKIFLAQLGELAMRRSLKLLEDLRKEGFRVAENLAKDSLRAQLEMANKIGVKLTLILGQQEMSDKTIIFRDMSSGNQETIDQEKMIKELRKRI; encoded by the coding sequence ATGAACAAAAAAAAGAACAAAAAAATTAACAAAATAGCGAAAAAGAATAAGAATAATAAAAATAAGAGCAAAAAAAAGCAATTGATTAAACGACCTGAAAAAAGTCCGGTTAGACGAGAAAATAAAATTAGAAATATTCAAGATAATACCGTTCAGCCTCTTATTCAACATAAAAAATATTTGCCGAAAAGTTTGCGCGGCATGGAAGATATTTTACCTGAAGAAGGAAAATATTGGGATTTCGTTTTTCAAAAGGCGCAGGATTTGGCAGAGGATTATGGGTTTAAGAAAATTGAAACCCCTGTTTTGGAAGAAAGAGTTTTATTTGAAAAAAGTACAGGGATGACCACCGAAGTGGTTGAGAAACAAATGTATCAGTTTACTGATCGAGGACAAAATCAAGTGGCGCTGCGGCCGGAATTCACACCTTCAATGGTTAGAGCTTATATTGAACACGGAATGTTTAACTTATCTCAGCCGATAAAATTATTTTGTTTCGGCCCGCTCTTTCGTTATGAAAGACCTCAAGCCGGTCGGCTCCGCCAATTTCACCAAATTAATTTGGAAGTTTTAGGATCAGACAAACCGGTCAGTGACGCCCAGGTTATTCTATTTTGTAAAACTTTTTTTGAGGAATTGGGAATTAAAATTTCCATTCAAATCAACAGTTTGGGCTGTTTGGAATGCCGTAAAGTTTATCGCGCCAAATTGATAAATTATTTTAAATCAAAACGAAACAGACTTTGTCCTGATTGCCAAAAAAGATTGGTTCGCAATCCTTTGAGAATTTTGGATTGCAAGCAAGAAAATTGTAAAGATTTGATAACTGATGCTCCTCAAATAGTCGATAGTTTATGTGAAAATTGTCATTCTCACTTTGTAAAAGTTTTAGAATGTCTTGATGAGGCGGAAATTGCTTATGAATTGAATCCGTTTTTGGTTCGAGGATTGGATTATTACACCCGAACAGTATTTGAAATCGTACCCGTCAGAACGGAAGTTATTTCAATGAAAAAAGTTTCTAAGCCGAAAGAAGAAAATAAAGAATTATTACCCGGTATGCTTCCTGGTCAGGTAAGCGAAGAACCGATAGAAGTTGTTCCCGTGGCTCCTCCTATGTCAGCTTTGGGTGGCGGAGGAAGATATGATAATTTAGTCGGAGAATTAAGCGGCAGAGAAACACCGGCGCTTGGCGTGGCTTTTGGCGTGGAAAGAATTATTGAAGAATTGAAATATCAAAATATCAGAATTTCCAAAGAACGGGCGCCAAAAATTTTCTTGGCTCAGCTCGGAGAATTGGCCATGCGAAGATCTTTGAAATTACTTGAAGATTTGCGCAAAGAAGGATTCAGAGTGGCGGAGAATTTAGCCAAAGACAGCTTGCGGGCTCAATTGGAAATGGCCAATAAAATAGGCGTTAAATTAACTTTGATTTTAGGACAGCAAGAAATGAGTGATAAAACTATTATTTTCCGCGATATGTCCAGCGGCAATCAAGAAACAATTGATCAGGAAAAAATGATTAAAGAATTAAGAAAAAGAATATAA